In Actinomycetota bacterium, the DNA window CCTCCTCCCGGAAGCGGTGGGCGACGTGGATGCCGAAGTCGATGCCCGCCCCGATGACCATGGAGGCGATCATCACCGTCATGATGTCCAGGGGCCAGCCCATGAGGCGAAGGATGCCCAGCTCGAGGGCGATGGCCAGGAAGACCACCGAAGTGGCGGCGACGCCGTAGGAGAAGGACCGGAAGATGAACATGACCAGGAGCGCGCAGAGCACGAGGGCCATCAGGCTGGTCTCTACCTGGGTGGCGAAGAGCTTGTCCATGGTGTCCGCGATGAGCAGGGGAAGGCCGGTCACGCGGAAGCGCGGGTTGAGCGCCGGGCCGCCCTCGGCCGAGGCGTTGTCCTTTAAGATGGCGGCGATCTCCTTCTCCTCCTTCTCGCCCAGGAAGAATACCTCGAAGCTGATGAGGGCCCGGTCGCGTTCGGGGGTAATGAGAAGCGAGGTGTCGAAGCCGTACTCCTCACCCGCCCTCGCAAGGGCGGCCTCGGCCTCCTCCCGGGTGGCGGGAAGCGCGCCGTCCACGGCCTTGAAGATGGTGGTGATGCCGAAGACGCGGTTGGCCTCGAAGTATCGCTTCTCCCCACCGGGAGCGAGGTTGCGCGGATCGGAGAGGACGCCGTTTATGAACGAGTCCATGGTGCGCAGGGACTGCGGCGACAGCAGGTCCTCCCCCTCCACCAAGGCCACGGCGTTGTCCTGTCCGCCGAAATAGACCTCCATCTGGTTGACGAGCCTGTACTTGGGCAGGTCCTGGGGGACGAAGCCGCGGATGTCGGCGGCGGTGGAGAGCCCCGAGGCCAGCACCGCGCAGGCCACGACCAGCACCGCCGCCGCGACCCATACCACCCCGCGGTGGCGCTCAGCGAGCAGGGACAGCCTGACCAGGCCGCGGTCCAGCCAGTCCAGCACGCGGTGCGTCTCCACCCGCCTGCGCTCCTGGGGCCTGCGCCGGCGGTCCCTTATCACCAGGGCGGCGGGGAGGAGGAGCACGGAGAGCGCATACCCGAAGAAGACGCCGGCCAGGCAGAGGAAGCCGAAATCCCGCATGGGCGGGAGATCGGTGATGGTGAAGGAGAGGAAGCCGAACATGGTGGTGGCCGCGGCCAGAAAGACGGCCACCCCCACGGTGGACACCGCCCCGGCGGCGGATTCCAGGGCGCCGGCTCCCCGGTCCCGTTCCTCGTAGTAACGCGTGAGGACGTGTATGGAATAGGCGATGTCGATGCCCAGCAGGAGGGGCACGATGGCTATGCCCACGATGGTGAACTTCATGCCCGCGAAGCCCATGAGCCCGAAGACCCACAGGATGGAGATCATGACCACTGCCAGGGTCAGAAACACGTCCAGCAGCTTGCGGAAGGTGACGAAGAGCACCAGCATGATGAAGGCCAGCGCCGCCAGTCCCAGGATCAGCCCGTCCCGCATGGAGAGGTCCTGGATGGCCTTGGTGAGATAGGTCTCGCCGCTGGCCTCGGCGGTGATGCCGTAGCGGGCGAAGTGCTCTATGGTGAACTCTTCCAGTTCCTGGGCATAGGAGACGATGGTCGCCTGGGGAAGGTCGGGCCTCACCTGGACGCGCAGCAGGGCATGCTCGTGCCCGTCATCCTCCCCGCTCAGGGTCCTTCCCAGCACGAACCCCGCGGCGCCGGGGTCCGCCAGGTACCCCTCGGCCGCCTGCTGGAGCGCGAAGCCCAGGAACGACTCCACCTGGGACCTGCGCGAGCGGGCGTCGCCGGAAGCCAGCGCCCCTTCCACTATCTGGAACAGGGGTGCGGCGTCCGGCAGCTCCCGCAGCGCGGCCGTCCGCGGGTCGGCGAGGAACGTCTGCAGCGCGGACGCAAGCTCCTCGGTGCTGTCGGCGTTCTCCACCGCCCAGGCGAGCTCGAATATGGGAGCGACCTGGGAATTGCGCGCCAGCTGGCTGATGTAGCTCTCCACCCCCAGCACGTATTCTTCCCAGAGCACGGGATCGCTCTTGGCCTTCAACTCCCGCTCGTAGCCGTAGAGGGCGAGGACGGCTTCGGGAGAGGTGAAATCGGTCCCGCTCAGCAGCACCTTGTCGAACTGGAGCCCCCCGAAGGCCTCCTCCACCAGCTTGATGGCATCGACGGATTCGTACCCCTGGGGCATCACCGACCTCTGGCTGAACTCCATCTCCACGCGCAGAGCCCCTATCAACGCCGTCACGCTTACGGCGGCGATGATGGCCAGCACGACCCAGGGGTGCCTCACCGCCGGCCTTGCCATGCGCGCGAAAAACCACTCCGCCCCGCGCTTCCGTCTCATCTCTACCCGCCTTTCACCACCGCGCCGCGACCCGCTCCGTGTCACACCCTCCGAAACGCGTCGCTACCGCCCCGCGACCCACCCGGATCCCTGGACTTTCGTTGCGTAAAAAGACCTTTGCAAATAACAACCTTTTAAGCTCACAAGGATAGTACGACACCCGCGGAAGGGCGTCAACCGACCGCCCGGCCGGGCCCGCTTACCTGCGCGGAGACGCCGGCGGGTAAGGAAAAGGACGCGAGGACTATAGACCACCAGGCGCCTCTACCCGTTTCAGGAGGCGATCCGTCTGTCGCGGACAGGCAAGCGGAGGCGGGGACGGTCAGCTCTCCCGCGCCTCCACGCCGCCCGCCATGAGGTGGAGGAGGGCCTGGTTGACCTGCTCGATCACGTGGTAGACGAAGACGCGTTTCTCCTCTTCCAGGCCGTCGGCGAGCCTCGCGAGCACCTCGGCGGGCTGTCTCAGCATGCCCGCGATCTTGCGCTTTCCGGCCGGGGAGAGGCTGACCATGACCTTGCGCCGGTCGAACCTGTCGCGGGTGCTCCGCAGCCACCCCTTCTCCTCCAGCGCATAGACCATGCGGCTGACGGTGGAGGGGTTCACGAAGAGCATCCTCGCCAGGTCGCCCTCGCTCAGGCTCCCGTACATGTACACGGTGAGGATGGCGGCGTACTGGCTGTAGTTGATCTCGTACTTCTCGAGCACGGCGTTGAAATCGCCGTAATAGGCATGGATGAACATAAAGACCGTCTTCACCAGGTTCTCGAAGACCTCGACCCCCCGCTGGCCGCCCCCGGAAGCGCTTGCATCTTTCATGTTTTTCATATCTCAAACATTGTAGATTGCTCCCCTGACAACGTCAAACCCCGTACCCGGCCTCCCCGTCCCGCCGGCATCGAAATTGACCGGGGGTGAACGGCGGTGGTAGATTGTGACCGTCAGTCATAATCCTGCCGTTCATATCGGGCAGGCGCCGGGAAACGCGAGGACGGGGACACGGGCATGGGCGCAAAGAAGAGGCGGGCGGGAGGGCGCGGCGTGCGCTTCGCCCAGGACCGCTCCCGGGAGACCCAGCGGCGCATCCTCGACGCGGCGCTGGAGGTGTTCGCGGAGAAGGGATACAACGGCACGACGGTGGCCGAGATCATCTCCCGCGCAGGTATCGGGCACGGCACCTTCTGGCTCTATTTCCATAACAAGGAGGACCTCCTGCGCTACCTCCTGCAGGAGATGGTGGACGAGTTCGAGGCCTTCGACTGGTACCGCCGGGGCGACGCCTCCATGATCTCCATGCGCTCGCTGCAGGAGGTCGAGGAGATCATCCGGGCGGTCATGGAGATCTTTGCGCGCTATTCCACCATCCACCCCCTCATCGTGCGCGCCGCCATGGACAGCGAGGAGTTCTGGGAAGCCCTGGAAGACCTGAACCAGCCCTTCGTGCGCATCGTGGAGATGAAGCTGCGGGAGCACCTCGAAAAAGGCTTGTGCGGGGACCTGGACCCGGAGGTCACCGCGCGCATAATCGTGAACATGCTGGAATACACCAACCTACAGTGGCTGAAGGAGCGCCGCGAGGCGGAGCGCGACGCCCTCATCCACAACCTCAGCGTGATCATCCACCGCACCCTCAACCACGCCTGATGGACCGCCGGGATTCCGGGTACAATCCAAACCCTTCTCCTGTCTGTCGAACCGCGCCCTCAACCACGCCTGATGGACCGCCGGGACCGAAGGCCCCTTTTTACCCGCTCACCCCGATCTGTGCCAGCCTCTTCTGAGACCGCGCCCCTCGGGATCTCTTGAGACGGCTCGGCGGAGGGGATAGGCCCGATTTCAGCCTTCCGCGCACAGCCCGGTGCCCGGGGGCTCGCTCCGCCCGACAGCCCCGTTCACCCGCCCGCCCGGCGCCTTGCTATAATCTTTTCAGCCATACAGTCGCAGTATTCTTTATTCGGGAGGGAGACGATGAAGGTTATCGTGATCGGAGCGGGAACCTCCGGCCTTGCCGCCACCCATACCCTGCGCAAAAGGGGCGTCGAGGTGCTGGCCCTCGAGGCCAAGGAGACCGCGGGAGGACGCATCGTAGGGGCGCGCCGGGACGGCTACACCATGGACCTGGGCGCGCAGTTCTTCTTCAAGTTCTATGACACCACCTTCGGCATCTGCCGCGAGCTCGGGCTGGGCAACGACATCGTTCCCTTTCCCTTCAAGGTGGCCATATGGAAAAACGGCAGGCTCAATCCCATCACTGCCGGGTTGAACCCCCTGGCGCTGTGGCGCGACCGCGCTGACCTGCTGCGTTTCCGTCTCTTCTCCCCCCGCGGGATGCTGCAGGTGGCGCGCATCATGCCCATCATCCTCAAGCGGCGCCGCGACCTCCACTTCATCGACTTCCAGAATATGCTGGACCTCGACGACGAGAGCCTGGCCGACCTGGCTAAGCGGCGGGGGGGCGAGGAGGTCCTGGAGTATTTCCTGCAGCCGGTGGCCTCTTGCCTGACCCTGGGGGAACCCGAGGAGGTGGGAGCGGGATACGGCCTGACCCTGGTATGGTACTCTCTCAACGGGCTGTTCACCCTTAAGCGCGGCATAGGCACCCTCGCCGAGCGCTTGTACGAGGAATGCCGCGACAGCGTGCGCCTTTCCTCCCCCGTGAAGCGCGTGGTCATCGAGGGCGGCGCGGTAAAAGGCGTTGAGACCGCGGAGGGCTTCATGGACGCGGACGCGGTGATCTGCTCCGTCACCGCCACCCGCGCCCTCGAGCTCATGCCCGATCTCCCCGAGGGAATGCGCCGCTCCCTGGAAAAGGTGACCTACAGCGCTTGCTGCCACGTCATGTTCGGGCTGGAGAAGCGCCTCCTGCCCGAGGGCTGGTACGCGGTGGGGCTGCCCCGACTGGCCGGCACCTCCATGGCCGGGTTCACGGACAACTCCATCAAGTCGCCGCACTATGCCCCCCCGGGCGGGGGGATGGTGCACTGCTTCACCTTCGGCAGGCACGCCTTCGAGCTCAACGCCATGTCCGACGCCGAGGTCTTCAAGCGCCTCAAGGGAGAGATCAGGCGCTTCATCCCCTCCATGCCCGAGGAGCCCTACATCTCCGAGATCTACCGCTGGGACGAGGCGGTCTGCCTCTCACCTCCCGGGATGCTGCGGGAGATCTGCCGCCTGAAGCGCGACCATTACCGCGACGTCAAGGGGCTCTTCCTGGCGGGAGAATACCTGAACATGCCCTCGGTGGACGGCTCCCTGCGCTCGGGCATCGACGCCGCCGAGGCGGCCCTGCGCAGCTGAGAGGCCTGCAGCCGGCACGGTGACCGGGAGGCTGCCTCAACCTCCCTTGTAGCCCGATCATCTCCCCGCAAGCATAAGGGTCCGGGCCAGCGCATTGACCGTTCCCGTAAACGGAAACTCTGGCCGACCCTCGCGGCCCGCTGGTCTGCGGCTCCGTGACCCGCGCGGAAAGCGGGGAGAAAAGCCGCCCTTATCCCACCGCGGGCTCAGCCCCCCTCCGGGTCACCGCTGGGGGCCCTTCCCTCGCCCGCACCGGGTTCCGCCTCGCATCCCGGTTCCTCGCGCCGCACGCGGCACCCCTCCGAGATTCAAGTCGGCACCCCCAACCTGGGCAGCAGGAAGCCGCTCACCACCACCCAGGCCACGATGACCAGCAGCGGTATCAACCATTCCACGGCACATGACCCCCTCGGCATTTCTGGGAGCATGACCCGGCCGTCGCCCGAAAATGTCGTAAATATCCTTCCATGAGATTCCTCGCCAACCCTATAAAGCGGCCCAGGTCACCCCCGCCATCTCCGCCTGTCCCTTCTCTTCTTGCACTGGGTCCGACCGGACCCTACCAGGGACGTCACGTGGAGCGGGTGCCGCATGCGTCCGCCTGCGATGCTCGCCCCGAGCTCCTCTCTCCTGTTTTCTCCCCGCGGGTCCGACCGGACCCTACCAGGGACGTCACGTGGAGCGGGTGCCGCATGCGTCCGCCTGCGATGCTCGCCCCGAGCTCCTCTCTCCTGTTTTCTCCCCGCGGGTCCGACCGGACCCTACCAGGGACGTCACGTGGAGCGGGTGCCGCATGCGTCCGCCTGCGATGCTCGCCCCGAGCTCCTCTCTCCTGTTTTCTCCCCGCGGGTCCGACCGGACCCTACCAGGGACGTCACGTGGAGCGGGTGCCGCATGCGTCCGCCTGCGATGCTCGCCCCGAGCCCCCGAGGCCGAGGACGGAAAACAGCTTCTTCACCCGGCCGGAGCCGCACTTCCCACAAGCCGGGGGCTTTTCCTCGCTCTCCTCGGCATGCCGGAAAAAAGCGTCGAAACGGTTCCCGCACTCCTCGCACCTGTACTCGAAGATGGGCATCTCTTCAACACCTCGCCTCGTCCGTCTTTCTCTGACCTTCCTACCTCGAAACGCACGCCGCGCGCACGGCACAACCGCCGCGCGAGGCGCACGTGGCGCAGTCCTCGCATACCGGCGCCGGCACGGAACCCCTAGGCCCGCCCTCCCCGATCACCGTGAACGCGCTCTTGACCTTACGGGAGCCGCATCTTTCGCAACCCGGCGCCTCTTCCGCCTCGTCCAGGCGGCGGACGAAGGCCTCGAAACGGTTCCCGCACTCCTCGCACCTGTATCTCACTATGGGCATTTACACCCGCCTCCCGTTGCCTTACTCTTTCGGTCCCGCTCGGAGAGCCGTCGGGATCCATCCTCGTCCCCTGCCTGCGCTCGCCTCCCGCTGCATTTCTTTCGGAGCCCGCCCAACCTCTCCCCGGTATGCCGGTCCTCCCGGGCCGCGCTCTCCATGAACACAGGTTATTACCTGGAGCGGCCCCCCGCCATGACCCTCCTCAGCCGCGGGGGCACCAGGTTAACCAGCCCTTGCCCGGGCGGCCGGGAACCCGGTCGCCGCCGCAGGGGCGCGGCACCATGGCGAGCCCATCGATCACATACCGGCGGAGAATGCACCCCATGCCGGCGAGGATGCAGGCGAGGCCGCGATCGAGCGCACCGCGGAGGACCTCTCACGCCGGGGAATCAACCTCCTGTCAGCGGGGATTCAACCCCCGCCGCCTCAAGCCGGCCCTCCCGGCGTCCGATTATCAGAATGCGGGGAAGAGCGCAAAAACGTTGCTCACAAAAGGCTTTTTCGTCTTGTGGCGTGAAGAGGTGTGCGAACGGTGAGGTCACGATATCGCCCTATGAGCTGGCTCTTCCCCGCGCTCACCCTCATCCTCGCCGCCCTCGTCCTCCTCGTTCCCGCCCTGCCCTGCGCCTCGGCTCCCCGGGCAGGGACGGAGGGCACGGCGGCGCGTATCCTGGTGGGCTTCCGGGAGGCGCCTGGCGCCGCCGAGCTGCAGGCGCTGCGCGCGGCGGTGGAGAAGGCGGCGGGGCTTTACGGTTGGGAGGGACCGGAGCTCGTCCTCCCCGGCGTGGCGCGCCTCCGCCTCTCCGCGGTGCCGGATCTCCCGCGCCTGAAGGAGCTGCTCTCATCCCTCCCCTTCACGGCCTTCGTGGAGGACGACCACGTGGTCAGGATCTCCGCGGATCCCAACGACCCCCGTTACGGGGAGCAGTGGCACCTGTTTGCCGTCTCCGCCCCGCGGGCCTGGGACCTGACCACCGGTTCCAGCGGGGTGACCATAGCGGTGGTGGACACGGGGGTCGATTACAACCACCCGGACCTCAAGGACAAGTGCGTGGCCGGATACAACTTCGTGGACCGCAGCTCGGATCCCATGGACGATCACGGCCACGGCACCCACGTCGCCGGTATCGCCGCCGCCGTGGGCAACAACTCCACCGGAGTGGCGGGCATGGACTGGAAGGCGCGGGTGCTCCCCGTCAAGGTCCTCAACGCCCAGGGGGCGGGGTACGACTCGGACGTGGCGGCAGGCATACGCTACGCCGCCGATCACGGGGCGAAGGTCATCAACCTCAGCCTGGGCAGCCCGGACTACTCCTATACCCTGGCCGAGGCGGTGAACTACGCCTGGAACAAGGGCGTCCTCGTCGTCGCCGCCTCCGGCAACAGCGGGTCGAGCGTCAACTACCCCGCCGCCTTCGACAGGGTGGTCGCGGTGGGGGCGCTGGATTCCAATGACAAAATAGCATATTTTTCCAATCGGGGTCCGGAGCTGGACCTCACCGCACCGGGCGTGTCCATCCTCTCCACCATCCCCGGTTCCTACGGCAAGATGAGCGGCACCTCCATGGCCTCCCCGGTGGTGGCCGGCTGCGCCTCTCTCGTCCTGGCCGCCAACCCCGGATATACCCCCGCCCAGGTGAAAGAGGCGCTGGAAAGCGGCGCCGTGGACCTGGGCGCCGCGGGTATCGACGAACTCTACGGCCACGGCAAGGTGGACGCCTTCGCAGCTCTCGCCGTCAGCGCCCCGCAGCCGGAGCCGGAGCCGGAGCCAGGCCCGGAGCCGGCTCCGGAAGACGGGACCTGGAACCCCCCGGAGCCCGGGGGAGAGAAGGTATGGTATCTCGCGGAGGGATATACCGGGCCGGGCTTCCAGACCTACATCCTGGTGCAGAACCCCAACGGGAGCGAGGCCTCCCTGCGCGCGGAATACGTGGACCCCGGGGGCGGCTACATGGAGGAGTTCTACACCCTGGGCGCCCATTGCCGCCTTACCCTGAACCTCAACGCCATCTTTCCCGACCGCGAGGTCTCCACCTGCATCTCCTCGCAGAACAACGTGGGAGTGGTGGTGGAGCGCGCCATGTATTTCGACTGCGGGGGACGCTCGGACGGTCACTGCGCCTCCGGCAGCCCCGGTCTCTCCACCACCTGGTACTTCGCGGAGGGATACACCGGCGCGGGCTTCGACGAGTACATCCTGGTGCTCAACCCCTGGTTCAAAAGCAACCAGGCGCGCCTTACCCTCTACGACGAAGCGGGCAACGAACAGTCGTACGAATACTGGCTGCTCCCGGCGTCGCGGCTCACGGTGCACGTGAACGAGCTGGCACCCGGTAAGAACGTGGCCGCGAAGGTAGAGACCGCCAGCGGCTCGGTGGCGGAGAGGGCCATGTACTTCGACTACGGCGGCCGCCGGGGAGGCCACTGCGCCATGGGCACCCCGGAGCCCTCCAACACCCTCTTTTTCGCCGAGGGATATACCGGAGCGGGTTTCGACGAATGGCTCCTCCTCTTCAACCCCTCCCCTGAAGACCGCACCGCCACCGTGGACTACCGCTTCACCGACGGCAGCGAGCTGAGGGCCAACTACGTGGTGCGGGCATGCCGACGCCTCTCGGTGCACGTCAACCGTGAGGCCCCCGACCGCGAGGTGGCCATCAAGGTGAGCTGTGGAGGGGAAGGCTTGGTGGCGGAGAGGGCCATGTACTTCGACTACCGGGGGATATGGGACGGCGGCCACTGCAGCGAGGGCGCCACCTCGCCCGCGGAGCGCTGGGACCTGGCAGAGGGATATACCGGACCCGGCTTCGAGACCTGGATCCTCATCCAGAACACCAGCGCCTACGAATCCGCCGACATCCGCCTCGCGGTCATGGGCAACATCGGGATGTCCTCGCCGCGCGCCTATGTGCTCACCCCCGGTTCCCGGACCACCATCTTCCTCAACGACATCGCCGCACCGGGCGACGCCTCGGTGACCGTCTTTTCCGCCAACAGCGTGCCGGTGGTCGTCGAGCGCGCCATGTATTTCGACTGCGGCGGC includes these proteins:
- a CDS encoding MarR family transcriptional regulator; amino-acid sequence: MKDASASGGGQRGVEVFENLVKTVFMFIHAYYGDFNAVLEKYEINYSQYAAILTVYMYGSLSEGDLARMLFVNPSTVSRMVYALEEKGWLRSTRDRFDRRKVMVSLSPAGKRKIAGMLRQPAEVLARLADGLEEEKRVFVYHVIEQVNQALLHLMAGGVEARES
- a CDS encoding zinc ribbon domain-containing protein yields the protein MPIVRYRCEECGNRFEAFVRRLDEAEEAPGCERCGSRKVKSAFTVIGEGGPRGSVPAPVCEDCATCASRGGCAVRAACVSR
- a CDS encoding zinc ribbon domain-containing protein: MPIFEYRCEECGNRFDAFFRHAEESEEKPPACGKCGSGRVKKLFSVLGLGGSGRASQADACGTRST
- a CDS encoding FAD-dependent oxidoreductase; the encoded protein is MKVIVIGAGTSGLAATHTLRKRGVEVLALEAKETAGGRIVGARRDGYTMDLGAQFFFKFYDTTFGICRELGLGNDIVPFPFKVAIWKNGRLNPITAGLNPLALWRDRADLLRFRLFSPRGMLQVARIMPIILKRRRDLHFIDFQNMLDLDDESLADLAKRRGGEEVLEYFLQPVASCLTLGEPEEVGAGYGLTLVWYSLNGLFTLKRGIGTLAERLYEECRDSVRLSSPVKRVVIEGGAVKGVETAEGFMDADAVICSVTATRALELMPDLPEGMRRSLEKVTYSACCHVMFGLEKRLLPEGWYAVGLPRLAGTSMAGFTDNSIKSPHYAPPGGGMVHCFTFGRHAFELNAMSDAEVFKRLKGEIRRFIPSMPEEPYISEIYRWDEAVCLSPPGMLREICRLKRDHYRDVKGLFLAGEYLNMPSVDGSLRSGIDAAEAALRS
- a CDS encoding MMPL family transporter; protein product: MRRKRGAEWFFARMARPAVRHPWVVLAIIAAVSVTALIGALRVEMEFSQRSVMPQGYESVDAIKLVEEAFGGLQFDKVLLSGTDFTSPEAVLALYGYERELKAKSDPVLWEEYVLGVESYISQLARNSQVAPIFELAWAVENADSTEELASALQTFLADPRTAALRELPDAAPLFQIVEGALASGDARSRRSQVESFLGFALQQAAEGYLADPGAAGFVLGRTLSGEDDGHEHALLRVQVRPDLPQATIVSYAQELEEFTIEHFARYGITAEASGETYLTKAIQDLSMRDGLILGLAALAFIMLVLFVTFRKLLDVFLTLAVVMISILWVFGLMGFAGMKFTIVGIAIVPLLLGIDIAYSIHVLTRYYEERDRGAGALESAAGAVSTVGVAVFLAAATTMFGFLSFTITDLPPMRDFGFLCLAGVFFGYALSVLLLPAALVIRDRRRRPQERRRVETHRVLDWLDRGLVRLSLLAERHRGVVWVAAAVLVVACAVLASGLSTAADIRGFVPQDLPKYRLVNQMEVYFGGQDNAVALVEGEDLLSPQSLRTMDSFINGVLSDPRNLAPGGEKRYFEANRVFGITTIFKAVDGALPATREEAEAALARAGEEYGFDTSLLITPERDRALISFEVFFLGEKEEKEIAAILKDNASAEGGPALNPRFRVTGLPLLIADTMDKLFATQVETSLMALVLCALLVMFIFRSFSYGVAATSVVFLAIALELGILRLMGWPLDIMTVMIASMVIGAGIDFGIHVAHRFREEVYVNGLGAEEAINSSVRNVGVALISAAVTTCGAFLILAISSLSILRRFGIITAIALASACFAALVIEPSFLASIALRREKGQALKG
- a CDS encoding TetR/AcrR family transcriptional regulator, giving the protein MGAKKRRAGGRGVRFAQDRSRETQRRILDAALEVFAEKGYNGTTVAEIISRAGIGHGTFWLYFHNKEDLLRYLLQEMVDEFEAFDWYRRGDASMISMRSLQEVEEIIRAVMEIFARYSTIHPLIVRAAMDSEEFWEALEDLNQPFVRIVEMKLREHLEKGLCGDLDPEVTARIIVNMLEYTNLQWLKERREAERDALIHNLSVIIHRTLNHA
- a CDS encoding peptidase S8 yields the protein MRSRYRPMSWLFPALTLILAALVLLVPALPCASAPRAGTEGTAARILVGFREAPGAAELQALRAAVEKAAGLYGWEGPELVLPGVARLRLSAVPDLPRLKELLSSLPFTAFVEDDHVVRISADPNDPRYGEQWHLFAVSAPRAWDLTTGSSGVTIAVVDTGVDYNHPDLKDKCVAGYNFVDRSSDPMDDHGHGTHVAGIAAAVGNNSTGVAGMDWKARVLPVKVLNAQGAGYDSDVAAGIRYAADHGAKVINLSLGSPDYSYTLAEAVNYAWNKGVLVVAASGNSGSSVNYPAAFDRVVAVGALDSNDKIAYFSNRGPELDLTAPGVSILSTIPGSYGKMSGTSMASPVVAGCASLVLAANPGYTPAQVKEALESGAVDLGAAGIDELYGHGKVDAFAALAVSAPQPEPEPEPGPEPAPEDGTWNPPEPGGEKVWYLAEGYTGPGFQTYILVQNPNGSEASLRAEYVDPGGGYMEEFYTLGAHCRLTLNLNAIFPDREVSTCISSQNNVGVVVERAMYFDCGGRSDGHCASGSPGLSTTWYFAEGYTGAGFDEYILVLNPWFKSNQARLTLYDEAGNEQSYEYWLLPASRLTVHVNELAPGKNVAAKVETASGSVAERAMYFDYGGRRGGHCAMGTPEPSNTLFFAEGYTGAGFDEWLLLFNPSPEDRTATVDYRFTDGSELRANYVVRACRRLSVHVNREAPDREVAIKVSCGGEGLVAERAMYFDYRGIWDGGHCSEGATSPAERWDLAEGYTGPGFETWILIQNTSAYESADIRLAVMGNIGMSSPRAYVLTPGSRTTIFLNDIAAPGDASVTVFSANSVPVVVERAMYFDCGGRKGGSVNTGCR